From the genome of Spirosomataceae bacterium TFI 002, one region includes:
- a CDS encoding uncharacterized radical SAM protein YgiQ, with protein sequence MITVRDRPVTHWLPITKKEVEMRGWDEVDVVLVSGDAYVDHPSFGTAVIGRIIESEGFRVAIIPQPNWQDDLRDFKKFGRPKYFFGVTAGCMDSMVNHYTANKRRRSDDSYTAGGQSGFRPDYATTVYSKILKELYPDVPVLIGGIEASLRRVTHYDYWADKLFPSILVDSGADMLVYGMGEQPLREILQLVKKGVPLDTIKDVNQISFVENTTEEVPTYKGWNTLELNSHEDCLKDKIKYASNFKLVEVESNKWQANRLIQRTEGKTVVINPPFVTMDEQEMDKTFDLPYTRLPHPKYKKRGTIPAYEMIKFSVNMHRGCFGGCSFCTISAHQGKFIASRSHESIMKEVDQITEHPEFKGYISDLGGPSANMYRMKGKDDAICARCQAPSCIHPVVCSNLDTSHKPLTEIYKKVDEHPDIKKAFVGSGIRYDLLVDDFNKNNQDNNHDEYMEQLVTRHVSGRLKVAPEHTSDATLRVMRKPSFKYFRKFKEKYDKIQEKHGLKQPLIPYFISSHPGCEEADMANLAAETKDLGFKLEQVQDFTPTPMTVATVIYYSGVHPYTLQPIHTVKTREEKQTQNKYFFWWKHEMRGWIKNRLLKLGKPDLAKQLLSSPKPQIEAKRTRSEDKPKSFSKPKASLNENQAPKKKKFKKKKGWA encoded by the coding sequence ATGATTACCGTAAGAGATAGACCCGTAACGCATTGGCTACCAATCACAAAGAAGGAAGTTGAGATGCGTGGTTGGGACGAAGTGGATGTGGTGTTGGTTTCTGGTGATGCTTATGTAGATCATCCTTCATTTGGAACCGCAGTGATTGGTAGGATCATTGAGAGCGAAGGTTTTAGAGTTGCAATCATTCCACAGCCCAATTGGCAAGATGACCTTCGTGATTTCAAAAAGTTTGGAAGACCAAAGTATTTCTTTGGTGTAACAGCTGGTTGTATGGATTCCATGGTGAATCATTATACGGCAAATAAAAGAAGACGATCAGATGATAGTTATACAGCTGGAGGACAATCTGGCTTTCGACCTGATTACGCAACAACAGTATATTCCAAAATACTAAAAGAACTTTATCCCGATGTTCCTGTATTAATTGGTGGAATAGAAGCCTCTTTGCGAAGAGTTACACATTACGATTATTGGGCAGATAAGTTGTTTCCTTCTATTCTTGTTGACTCAGGTGCAGATATGCTGGTTTACGGAATGGGAGAGCAGCCGTTGCGTGAAATATTACAATTAGTAAAAAAAGGTGTGCCGCTAGATACGATTAAAGATGTAAATCAAATATCGTTTGTAGAAAACACAACTGAAGAAGTGCCTACCTACAAAGGATGGAATACACTAGAGTTAAACTCTCATGAGGACTGCCTAAAGGACAAAATAAAATATGCTTCTAATTTCAAATTGGTGGAAGTGGAGTCCAATAAATGGCAGGCAAATCGTCTCATTCAAAGGACTGAAGGGAAAACAGTGGTGATTAATCCTCCTTTTGTAACTATGGACGAGCAAGAAATGGATAAAACATTTGACTTGCCATATACAAGGTTACCACATCCAAAATACAAGAAGCGAGGCACAATTCCAGCTTACGAGATGATCAAGTTTTCGGTGAATATGCACCGTGGTTGTTTTGGTGGGTGTAGTTTTTGTACTATATCTGCTCATCAAGGGAAATTTATCGCTTCACGTTCTCATGAGTCTATCATGAAGGAAGTTGATCAGATTACGGAGCATCCAGAATTTAAAGGATATATCTCGGATCTTGGTGGACCATCTGCCAATATGTATCGAATGAAAGGAAAGGATGACGCCATCTGTGCACGTTGTCAAGCCCCAAGTTGTATACACCCTGTGGTTTGTTCAAATTTGGATACCTCTCACAAGCCACTTACTGAAATTTATAAAAAAGTAGATGAGCACCCAGATATCAAAAAAGCTTTTGTTGGGTCGGGGATTCGCTATGACCTTTTGGTAGACGATTTCAATAAAAATAATCAAGATAATAACCATGACGAATACATGGAACAATTGGTTACTCGCCATGTTTCAGGTAGGTTAAAAGTTGCACCAGAGCACACTTCTGATGCAACATTGAGGGTCATGCGAAAGCCTTCATTTAAATATTTCAGAAAGTTTAAGGAGAAATATGACAAGATTCAGGAGAAACATGGCCTGAAACAGCCACTTATTCCTTACTTCATTAGCTCACACCCTGGTTGTGAAGAGGCTGACATGGCAAACCTCGCTGCTGAAACCAAAGACCTTGGTTTTAAGCTAGAGCAGGTTCAAGATTTCACGCCAACTCCAATGACAGTGGCAACTGTGATATACTACTCTGGAGTTCACCCATACACCTTGCAACCGATACATACGGTAAAGACAAGGGAAGAAAAGCAGACGCAAAACAAGTATTTCTTCTGGTGGAAGCATGAAATGAGAGGTTGGATCAAAAACCGTTTATTGAAACTAGGTAAGCCAGATTTGGCCAAACAACTTCTTTCAAGTCCTAAACCTCAGATTGAGGCAAAACGTACAAGATCTGAAGATAAACCAAAGAGTTTTTCAAAGCCAAAAGCTTCCTTAAACGAAAACCAAGCTCCAAAGAAAAAGAAGTTCAAAAAGAAGAAAGGTTGGGCATAG